One Trichomycterus rosablanca isolate fTriRos1 chromosome 12, fTriRos1.hap1, whole genome shotgun sequence DNA window includes the following coding sequences:
- the LOC134324131 gene encoding histamine N-methyltransferase-like: MAGNLRSLVDDYPRYLKSFNLFLERSTEHQSMKDFIDGKLPDILAGVGGGRATLNVMGVGSGSGVIDLEMLAHLHAKHPDAKVDNEVVEPSDDMVYKYKVLVKDTPGLEHITFKWNKMTASEFESDWRQRNPDKKMDFIHMIQMLYYVKDPEATVSFFRSLLNKDGKLLIILVTGESGWGKLWKTYRAQLCKSEISQCITMGDIRSFLDAKTIPYQSFKLQSQMDITECFTAGDEKGELLLDFLTEVMDFSKNASPELKAGVLELLKHPDCSQEVDSRVMFNNNLEALVLDP; the protein is encoded by the exons ATGGCTGGGAATCTTAGAAGCCTGGTGGATGATTACCCCAGATATCTGAAGTCCTTCAACCTGTTTCTGGAACGTTCCACTGAACACCAGAGCATGAAGGATTTCATCGATGGGAAGCTCCCCGACATCCTGGCTGG TGTTGGAGGAGGTAGAGCCACTCTGAATGTGATGGGTGTTGGAAGTGGATCAG GTGTGATTGATCTGGAAATGCTTGCCCACCTGCATGCAAAGCATCCTGACGCCAAAGTGGACAACGAGGTGGTGGAGCCCAGTGATGACATGGTTTACAAGTATAAAG TTTTAGTGAAGGACACTCCTGGCCTGGAACACATCACCTTCAAGTGGAATAAGATGACAGCATCTGAGTTTGAGAGCGACTGGAGGCAGAGAAACCCTGACAAGAAGATGGACTTCATTCACATGATTCAG ATGCTGTATTATGTAAAGGATCCAGAGGCCACGGTTTCGTTCTTTCGAAGCTTGCTGAACAAGGACGGTAAACTTCTGATTATCCTGGTCACAG GAGAGAGCGGCTGGGGCAAGTTGTGGAAAACCTACCGGGCTCAACTGTGCAAAAGTGAGATCAGCCAGTGTATCACAATGGGAGACATCAGGAGCTTTTTAGATGCCAAAACCATCCCCTACCAAAGCTTTAAGCTGCAGTCTCAGATGGACATCACAGAGTGTTTCACAGCTGGAGATGAGAAAGGCGAGCTGCTGCTGGACTTCCTGACCGAGGTGATGGATTTCAGTAAAAATGCTTCTCCTGAGCTGAAGGCCGGCGTTCTGGAGCTTCTCAAACACCCCGACTGCAGCCAGGAGGTGGATTCCAGAGTCATGTTTAACAACAACCTTGAGGCCTTAGTTCTAGACCCATAG